Below is a window of Veillonella rodentium DNA.
GGTATCGGTATTGTTATTAACAAGTTCGGTCCACAAATTGACTCTTTCTTAAATAAATTATTGAAACAGAATAATTTGAGTACTGAATATACAACTAAGGTTGTACCGATTATCAGTATCGGTACAAAAGGGTATATCGGTGGTGCTCAAGTTACAGGTCCTGCATCTAGCGTTGAACAGGTTAAAGCTGTTGCACAAGTTGAAGGCAGCTTTAACGGTATGGTTCGTGTAAAAGGCTTAGTACCTGTTGACAGCACAAACCCTGTTGGCGCATCTCGTGTTCAAGGTGTAGGTGTATCGGCAATTATTGATTTGAAAATTTAATGGTGGCTGAGCTCATTATTAATTAGACTCAGGGGATAAGCACGGTCTTAGGCCCGTGCTTATTCTGTTGTATAACAAGCATAACTGTTTGGAAAATTGTGGAGGATTATATGAAGAAGCAAGTACTTACACTTTTAATGGCATCCTTGATTTCAGGAACTGCCTTTGCTGCTCCAGGTACGGTAACGGAAAAGACTAATGTATTGGAAACGACTGTGTATGGTTCTGTTCAGGAGGGTGCCGTAGTAGATCGTATCAATCAACTTGATGAAACCGTGTATGGTACTGGTTCTAACGGTAACTCTGCAACATTGAGCAAGCGCGTCGATTCCCTATATGATTCCGTTGAAGGTAGCGGTAGAAATATTTCGTTGCGCGAAGAAATGGATGCTTTGGAGTATACATATCAAAATGGCATTACTGCAGGTTCTCTCGTAGATCGTGTAGAAAAAATGGAGCGCAGTGTTAACGGCCGTATCGGTAGTGGCGCACTTCAAAAACGCATTATCTCTTTGAAGACAAAGGTTTATGGCAGCAATGTGGCGTTGACTAATCAAGTCGGTACATTAGCAAGCAATCATGTATTCAAAGTTACTTTAAATGATGCGGTTTCATCTAAAACAAGTCAGCAAGGAGATACCGTTTCCTTCACAGTTGCGGAAAATGTAATGGACGGAAATGTATTACTCGTTCCGGCCGGGACTGTTGGGACAGGTACGATTACATCGTTGAAGAAGGCGCGTTCCTTCGGTCGCAATGGGGATCTTGATATTACATTCGATACAGTTCCTGCTATTGATGGTACAGAATTTACCGCGGTACAAGGTGAGGAAGCGAAGAAGAAAACCCGTAGTGAAATCAAAGCAGCCGGTGCTTCCGTGGCCGGTGCCGTTTTGTTGGGGCCTGTAGGCCTTGTGGGCGGTGCTTTCATTAAAGGTAAAAATATTGACTATCCTGCGGGATCGACCATATATGTACAACCACAGGATTCTGTTACAATTCAAGGCTTAGTTATCGGTGGGGACGGACTGGCTCATAGCGATAATGAATTGGCCGATGCTGTAACTGTGTCTAATACGACTGATGAAAGCAATGATTCCGTAGATAATACGAATGATGAAGCGGTATCGACAGATACGGTTGATACAACAGCTACAGAACCGGCAGATGTTGAAGAGTCCGATGATGGCGCAGAAAATGTGTCTCAACCGATTGTTGTAGTTAAACGTAATCAGTAATTACTTGTATAAGAGGAGTTCTAGTAACCATGAGGAAAAGTAAAGTACAGTGGCTGGCTGCGGCATGCTTAGTGTGTTTGGCACAGCCTGTATGGGCCGCTACGGATTCGACCCCGCTCTATCAAGATACATTGGATAGTGAGGGTCAGTCTTACTCCGGTGAGCTAGCAAAGGCATCCACACCTGAAAATAGTAATATCCGTGTTGTACGTCGTGGTGAAAAAGCAAAATCTACTGAGCCTAGTGAGCAGTTGCCGACTCGTATCGATGCCAATAAAATGGCTTATACCGGATCGACCGGTGATGTTTATGCCGAAGGTGACGTAGTGGTGACTCAAGGTAATCAAACATTGTTATCTCCACGTATTGAAGGAAATACGAAGACTACGGAATATCGTACCGTAGGTGGTTATCGATATTTAGAGGATAACGGTAAGACTAAGGATATTACGGGAGAAAATATGACATATCGCACCAAGGATCGCCATTTTACGGCGGACCAGGCGATGGGCTGGAATGATCCATATTATGTGAAGGGTTCAAATGCCACATTTGATGGTCAAGAAGGTCATATGGAAAAAGGTATGGTTACGACGAAACATGCGATGGCATTTAAACATGCACCGGATTATCGCGTAGAGGGGGAAGACATTAAGGTTTACCCCGGTGATAAAGTAGTCATTAAAAATCCGACCTTTTATATTAAAAACTTTAAGGTTTTTTCCTTGCCATCGTATACAAAGTCTTTACGTCATGATAAAGAAGGTAAATTCAGTATATTCTCTTTGGTTCCGAAACCTACTTACAACAGTGATGACGGTTTTGGTCTTCATGGTAATACCGATTATCCAATCGGTAAAAACGGCGAGGTATACATTGATTACCGGTGGTATACAAAGGCGGGCTTTAAACCGCAGGTCGGGTATCGTCATTACTTGCCTTGGGGAACTGCATCCATAGGATATAGCAAGGAATCCAATGAATATAATGATGAAACCGTATGGGTTGAAAAAATCGGTGAGGCTCGTGTCGATACTCATAGTTATCATATTGGCAAATCTCCTATTACCGTTCGAGGCGGTGCTAACGCCGGTTATTGGAAGGAAGGTTCTGTGAAAGGCTCTCATAAAGAGTATTATGCGGAGGTGTCACATGATCCGATTAAGTTGTGGTCCGGTGCGGATCTTCGATTCCTTGGCGGGTATCAACGAGATTACTACGGTTATGATAAATCTATTCGCAGCATGCCGTACTGGGGTGCCCGATTCAATACCAAGATTGGGAATCGTATGCAGGCATGGGTATCTTATAACCAGCGAAATATTACTTATAATAACTCTCCATATCGCTTTGATACGACGGAGTTGCCTAAGGAATTAATCTATGGTGCAAGTTATAAGTTAACGCGGCTTGATGATGTTTCCGTCAGTGTGAAAAACAATATCATGAGCGGTGAAGTCGATTCCATATATTATACATGGCATCATGATTTGCATTCCTTTGATTTATATTTAACATATAAAGATGCTCAGAAGAGTAATAATAACCAATGGAAGATTAAATTTGTAGGTAAGGATTTTTAATTAGGAGAGAATTATGCAACGCATTAGAAAGGCTGTTATCCCCGCCGCAGGGTTCGGTACGCGGTTCTTGCCGGCTACGAAGGCTCAACCGAAGGAAATGTTACCGATTGTAGATACTCCGGCTATCCAGTATATCGTGAAAGAAGCTTTAGATTCCGGTATCGAAGAGATTTTAATTATCACGGGGCGCAATAAGCGTGCTATTGAAGATCACTTCGATAGCAGTGTTGAATTAGAGTATTTGCTTCAGATGCAGGGAAAGAATAAACAACTTGCAATGATTAAGGATTTAGCGGATATTAAAGTCCATTTTATCCGTCAAAAATCACCACGTGGATTGGGGGATGCCGTTTTATGTGCGAAAGCATTTATCGGAGATGAACCTTTTGCGGTGCTTCTAGGCGATGATATCGTGTATAATCCTGAAAATCCATGTTTAAAGCAACTTATTGATTGTTATGATGAGCATCCCGGTATTATCTTAGGGGCTCAATTTGTGCCGGAAGATAAGGTCAGCGCTTATGGTATCGTAGACGGTGAACCGTTAGCGGATAACTTATATCGCGTGGATACTTTGGTAGAAAAGCCTAGTCGCGAAAAGGCTCCGTCTACATTGGCGGTACTGGGCCGTTATATTTTAACACCGGATATTTTCTCCATCTTGGAAAATACTAAACCCGGCGTGGGTAATGAAGTTCAGTTAACTGATGCATTAGCCGCATCAAAGACGGATACATATGCTCTTGCATATGAAGGAATCCGCTATGATACGGGTGATAAATTAGGATACCTGAAAGCAACTGTTGAATATGCATTGCGCAACGAAGAGTTGGGAGATGCATTCAAGGCGTATCTGAAAGAATTAAAATTTTAGTTCTCTGTTATAGTTGTAGGACCGTTCACTGTCGTGTATACTATAAGCATAAAAGAACCTATGAAGGTGCAGTGCATCTTCATAGGTTCTTTTATTGTAAACAAAATCTAATAAAGAGAAGTTGACTAATAAAATGATGTTGATTATAATCAATTTATTGGATTAATAAAGGACTGTGATTATATGAGATCATTATTATCGCTTCTGACATATGATAATACAATGAAACTTCCTACTAACTGTGTGATTACAAAGGTTTATTTTGATTTAAACGGTAGTGAAGAAGTTCATTGTGACATTGTTAACTTAGACGGAAAATATATAACCGTATGCCTGTCAAATTATGTGGGGCGTTTACAAGTAGAATTGTTACAGTTGACGCGTCCTTTAACAATTCGTCAGCAATCAAGAATCGATGACGGTTCTTTCACGGTGTCCTTTTCGAAAGAAGATATCATCCAATTTGTAACGGAGGTACGAGATGTTAATAAAATACATCGAGAGTTTCCTTTTATTGTTCCGGGATTGCTCATATTGGAATCTCTTTGGAATCATTATAAAGAAAATAAGAGTGTAACCGGACTGGAAGTAAAATATCGTTCGCCCATGATTGCTGATGACAGAGCTCATATAGTTGTTCAACCTAATGGCTATTCGGAAGGGCTCGTAGATGATATTGTACTTTTTAAATTTCGTGTTCATCATGAACATAATAGTGTATGTATAGATTGAGGTATTTTAAATGGAAACAAGACGTTTGACAAAAATGGCTTTATTAACGGCCTTATTATGCATTTCAGCATATATTTCATTTCCACTACCATTTAGTCCGGCTATGGTGACGGCATTGACCTTAGTGGCCACATTAATCGGTTTACTGTTACAACCTAAAGATGCACTTATAGTATTTATTGTTTATGTACTTCTGGGAACTGTAGGCTTGCCGGTATTTGTAGGGGGTACGGCAGGATTAGGAAAATTATTTGGCCCCACCGGAGGATTTATATTCTCTTGGCCTGTAGCATATACATTATTGAGTGTATATAAAGGTAATAAAAGAAGCTTTACTTCTTATGCATGGCGCTCAATTGTTATAACAATTCCCATCGTCTATCTTTTCGGTGTTACCGGTTATATGCTAGTAACGAATACCGATTTATGGGCAGCATTGGTAGCCGTAATGTTCCCGTTTATTCCTGGGGATATCTTCAAATGTCTGGTTGCGTCATGGTTGGCGACAAAGGTTAAAATTTAAAGTATATAAGGGGCATCCTTTAGGATGCCTCTTTTATGCTATATACTTGGTGAGATATAGCATACTTATTTGTATATAGGGAGTCATATTATGGATGTATATATTCACGGAGGCCTGCGCAGTCCTATCGGTGTCGTACATGGTCAATATAAAACCTTACGACCTGAGGTGCTGGGTGCACGTTTAATTAATGAGTTGTCGGCCCGTAATACTATTACTTCAGTAGATGGTATATTCTGTGGTAATGCGGTAGGCACAGGTGGAAATTTAGGCCGTTTGATGGGGCTTATGACTAATTTACCTGAATCCGTGCCGGCCGTTACCGTAGATATGCAATGTGCATCTGCATTAATGAGTATTGAAATGGCATATACTCATATTAAAGCGGGGGTTATGTGTTCCGCTATTGCCGGAGGTGTTGAAAGCTCTTCCTTGCAACCACGGCGTACGTATGCGGATGGGGATGATCGTGCAGGTAGTTATATGGTGGCGCAATTTTCTCCCAATGATCAATCTCCGCGGACTATGTTGGAGGGGGCGGAGCGAACGATAAGAAAATATAATATCGCGAAGGAAGCTTTATACCCGTACATTATTGAGAGCCATCAAAAAGCTGGTGCGGCTCATTCCAATCAAATGTTAAGTCAGTACATTATGCCTTTAGAAATCAATGGTAAGATTTGTAGAGACGAATGTATTCGTCCTACCATGAATGAGAAATTATTAGGACGTATGAAACCTTTATTGGGATCGGACTCCATAACAAATGCCGGAAATGCCTGCCTGACACATGATGGCGGTGCATTTGTATATCTCAGCAAAAGAAAAGGCCCGTTTAGGATTCATAGTATGCTACCTTGGGCCGGAGATCCCCAGTATAGCCCGGAAGGAGCTTTGGAGAGCACAAAAGCCATTTTGGAACGCACGGGATTATCCATGGATGATATAGATGCGGTGGAATGGAATGAAGCCTTTGCTATTATTGATGTGCTCTTTCAGAAGGTCTATCCGAATCATATGGAAAAATATAATTATTTTGGAGGCGCATTGGCATATGGACATCCTTATGGATGTTCGGGAGCCATATTAGTATTGCATTGTATGGCGGCTCTGGAGCAGTGCAACGGACGATATGGTTTGTGTGCTATTGCAGGTGCCGGAGGTACAGGGGCAGCATTAATTATAGAGCGGATGTAGTATGAATATTATTGAACGATTGAAATCACATCGACAATTAAAACCGAAGCGCATAGCTTTGATTGTTGATGAACGACAATATACATATGAAGACCTTTGGGCGGATATTACCGATATACAATTTGATGTATCATGTGTGATGACGGAAGCGCAGGATGGACGAAAGATTATTCTTATTCGTGATACATCTTTTTATAATCAATGTGTACTATGGTTCGGTGCCTTATATAGAGGTTATATCCCTATGGTATGTCATAATGAAATGAATGATGATTTTATAGATAAAATAAAAGGTGTTATTGAAGCGGAAGGAATACCGCCTCGTGCGGACTTCGGCGTACTTACATCGGGGACTACGGGAAATCCAAAACCTTTATGGCGCAATGAATCGTCATGGCGTGATTTTTTTGATGTGCAAAATGAAGTATTTCATATCAATAGTCAGACTATCTTATTTTTACAAGGCAGTTTCAGCTTTACCGGAGTCAGCAATATGACCGTTGCCGTTCTTTGGGACGGAGGAACCGTTCTAACATCTCAATCTTTGAAACCTACAAAATGGATACAGCTGATTGAGGTGCATAGGGCGGATCACATATATACGTTGCCTACGAAACTACGTTTATTGGTGCGACATTGTAACTGTACATTATCATCGGTTGATTATATTATCGCAGGATCTCAAGTGTTAGATCGTGATTTGATGGAACGATTGGAACTTATATGCCCTCGCATGCAGTTTATCCTGTATTATGGAGCATCGGAATTAAATTATATATCGTATTGTAGCGGTTCGGAATGGCTAGAGCGGGAACATACGGTGGGAAAACCGTTTCCTTCTGTACGAGTTGAAGAGCAGGATGGTCTGTTATATATTACAACCGCTTATCATATCGAAGGAATTCCCGATACATATACGGTTAATGATTGCGGATACATCGACAGTGAAGGATATATTATTTTTACAGGGCGTCAAGGGGATGTGGTGAATAAAGGCGGTTATAAGATAGCCGTTTCATCCATGGAAGAGTATTTACAATCGTTGAGCGGTGTTGATGAGGTAGCTGTCATTGTCATTGACGACGATATGCGTGGTGAGGATTTTGCGGCATTTATGGTCTTAGCTGAAGGTGGCTCGCGAGCGGATGTATTTAATCGTATTCGTGAAAGTTTACCCTCCGTAGAATGGCCGAAGGAAATTTTGGATGTTCCTATGTTACCTTTAACAGAGTGCTCAAAAGTTGATAAACGAAAGTTAAAAGAATGGTATAATAATCTTGTATGTTCGTAATGATTGAGGAGGCCTTATGCAGGTAAATAAAGCGGTGCTGGAAATTTTTGATTTTACATCGTCTCTGGCGGTATATTCTGAACATGAACTGAAGGTCGGTGACCAGTCTGTGCAGGAGTATATCGGCGCTCACGTCTCAAAGGCTTTTAAGGATCCCGGAGCGCGTACGGGCACCTTACATTCTGCAAGTCCCGTAGGAAAACAATTAGATGCTTATAAACAGGGAACCTTCGATTTTGTTACGCTCAGTAAAGAGTTAGGTGAAAGTCTATTTAACTACATGAAACAGGCTACAGATGGAATCGTTATTGATACTATTATCTGTGAAGCTGTCACGGATACATCATATATCTGTATACTCCTATGTCAGGCCCATGATGCTTTCACTCATCAGTTATTTAGTGAAGATGATGGGACACTGACAACAGAGTTAGTACCTCACAAGGCTGTTTTACCTATGCCATCTCAGAAATTGCGCGCCTTTGCAGCGATTAATACAAATGATTTATCGGTGCGTATCTTCGAGCCGAAAGGGGAGTTTGATGGCGAGGTATCTTATATTTTGGCGGATAAGGTTCTGCAGTTAGGTACGAATCAATCGTCGCGGGATACGGTAAAAAAGGTAAAAAATATTGTAAACAAGGTGGCCCAGGCCCACGAGTCTGACGGCGTTGCGGAAATGACGATGGCAAAGTCCATGATTGCAAAGAATGCCGAGGTATCTGATACGGTAGATCCTGTGCGTATCGTAGAGGAAGTATTTAAGACCAGTCCGATTCAACAAGAGGCGGCGAAAAAGGAATTGGCGGATCAGGATATGATGCGTCCGCTACCTGTAAATCGGGAATTCGCCGTCAAGGTGGGGGAACATCATAAAATAAAGACCGACACGGGCATAGAAATTTCTTTTCCTGTTGAATATATGAAAAATCGTGAGTTTATCGAAATCGTGGCGAATGATGACGGCACATTGCGTATCGAATTAAAGAATATTAATAAAATCGTTAATAAATAGTTTTATAATAATTAGAGTTTATCTTACACTGATATATAAGGCGGGATACAATGAGTAAAGAAAAACACAAGAAAACAAATGCATTGCGCATATTAGATACGCATAAGGTGCCTTATAACATTAGTGAATATGAATGGTCCGAGGGGCGGGCCGCCGGGCTTCATGTCGCGGAAGTTTTAGGCCTTGATGAAAAGAAAGTATTTAAAACGCTCGTCGGTAAGGGGGATAAGACGGGTTATGTCGTCTTTTGTATTCCCGTTGCCGCTGAGCTCGATATGAAGCAGGCTGCTCGGGTCAGTCATAACAAGTCTGTTGAACTTATTCACGTAAAAGATTTATTGGGGATTACAGGTTACTGGCGAGGCGGCTGTTCACCGGTAGGCATGAAAAAGTCTTTTCCTACGTATTTTGATGCAACCATGGAGATGCAAGATTCCGTTTATGTAAGCGCCGGTCTCAGAGGAATGCAGATGCAGGTTAACCCGGTGGAATTGGCGGCTGTTGTCAATGCCGAGTTTGCAGCGTTGACGATGAATCATTAAGAGGTGCTTATGGCTAAGAAATATTATGCTGTGCGGCGCGGTCGCACTTCGGGAATCTATACGGCTTGGGCTGATTGTGAACGGCAGGTAAAGGGCTTTGGCGGCGCTGTCTATAAATCCTTTCCTACCGAAGCTGAAGCTCGTGCATTTATAGCTGATGAGGATGTGAATAAACCTACTGTTACCGCATCCGATCATGTTGTCGCTTACATTGATGGCAGTTATAATAAAGATACGAATACTGTTGGTGCCGGTGGTATCATATTCTTAAACGGACAGAAGGAAACCTTCTCATTTTCTTCTGCCGATGAACGGCATACAGCATTTTGGAATGTAGCCGGTGAATTATTGGCGGCCATGCATGTTATGCAATATGCGGTAGATCATGGGATAGAGGAGTGTTCTCTTTATTATGATTACATGGGCATTGAAATGTGGGCTACCAAGAAGTGGAAACGTAATAATTCCCTTACACAGCAGTATGCGGAGTTCTATGATTCCGTCAAAGGGGCTGTCAATGTACACTTTCACAAGGTGGCAGCTCATACGGGCGATACGTATAATGAAATGGCGGATGTATTGGCAAAAAAAGGTGCCGGTATAAATTGATTATCGTAGAAAGGAGGACGTTATGAATATTTGTGTAACCGGTGGGGCCGGATTTATTGGTTCTCATCTGGTAGATCGATTGATTGATTTAGGGCATAATGTCCTGGTTATCGATAATCTATCTACAGGGATGCGTTCGTTTGTACATGAACGGGCACAGTTTATAGAAATGGATGTTCGAGATGCGAATCTGACTGCCGTATTTGAAGACTTTAAACCTTCTGTTGTCTTTCATGAAGCGGCGCAAACGATGGTGCCTTCATCGATGGAGAATCCAAGTTACGACTGTGATGTGAATTTATTAGGTCTCATCAATGTTCTTGAAGCGTGTCGTAAGGTAAAGGTGGAGCAGGTGTTAATGCCTTCGTCAGCCGCCGTATATGGGGATTTGGCTATTTTGCCGCTTACGGAGGATTTGAGCGGGAAACCATCCTCCTTTTACGGATTAACAAAGCTTACCGCAGAAGGATATTTGCGGATTTATCATGAGGCCTTCGGACTCAATACGGTATGTTTCAGATATGCCAATGTATACGGCCCTCGTCAAGGTGATGGCGGTGAAGGTGGCGTTGTGAGCATTTTTAATCGTCTTATCGTAGAGGGGCAGGAGTTGACCGTTTTTGGAGATGGCGAACAGACTCGTGATTTTATTTATGTTGATGATGTAGTGGATGCCAATATTAAAGCTATGGGAAAACCGAATTGCACCGGGATTTATAATATATCCACTAATACAGGCGTTTCTGTGAATGAACTCATTGCCAGATTCCGCGCTATCAGCGAAAGGACTTTTATCGTTCGGTATGAGGCTGAGCGGGTCGGAGATATAAAGCATTCTCGTTTGAGTAATGTAAAAGCCATGGAGGATTTTGGTTTTGTCGCACATACTTCCTTAGATGAAGGGTTGAAAAAGACAATGGATTATTTTATTAATCAGATTCGAAATAAATGAGTGTAAGTGGTTTGGGGACATGAGTGATTTACAATTTTGGGTGACAATCGGCCTGTGGAATCTTATTGTATGCGGAATCTACGGACATGATAAATTATGTGCAATCAAGGGATATGATCGTATTTCTGAATTTACATTGCTATTTTTAGCCTTTGCTTTTGCCGGACTAGGTGCATTATTAGGAATGGTCTTGTGGCATCATAAAACAGCGAAGCTGAAGTTTAGAATTGTTATTCCTATAGCCTTACTATGGTCTGTATACTCCATAGGCTTTGCTTATGCGCTATGGGTGTATTGATTGTATAAACTGATATTTTATTCATCTAATTGTGTTATAATAAAACAATTAGTATATAAAAATAGTAGTGAAGGAGTTATTTGATGTTGAGGTTAGGTTCGGGGTTTGAATTAGATTATTCCAATATCTATAATGAAAGCTGCATACAAGAGCGGGATGTAAATAATTTTGAACGGGCTATACAAAATATATGGCATCACACGAATATTTTACGGTCCACCGGGTTTGAGGAAGGTCATGTGTCAAAAGATGGCCTTCCGGAGCCTGTTCTGTTTTATCAGTTACCTTATATTTCAGCGGAAGGCATTAATACGCCGCATATGTTAGAACGTTTATATGCATTGCGTGATTATGCACGTAATCATATTGATACGGTCGTATCTGTGGGTATCGGAGGATCCTATTTGGGGAGCAAGGTTATCTTTGATGTTCAATGCGGATCATTTTGGAACAACTGCAGCGTTGAAGAACGCGACGGATATCCTCGCATGTATTTTGCGGGGTTTAACGTGGACGGCGTTTATTTAGATGGTCTCATGCGCACCTTGAAATATCAAGCGCAAGAAAAGGGATCCGATTATAAGGTGATGCTTGTTATTACCTCCAAGTCGGGATCCACAATCGAACCGATGGCAAATTTTATGATTCTTGAAAAATTCTTACAGGAGAATCATATTAATTATGAAGTGGTGGCTGTTACGGACACATCTGATGATGAGCACCCCA
It encodes the following:
- a CDS encoding DUF1294 domain-containing protein, with amino-acid sequence MSDLQFWVTIGLWNLIVCGIYGHDKLCAIKGYDRISEFTLLFLAFAFAGLGALLGMVLWHHKTAKLKFRIVIPIALLWSVYSIGFAYALWVY
- the ybaK gene encoding Cys-tRNA(Pro) deacylase — translated: MSKEKHKKTNALRILDTHKVPYNISEYEWSEGRAAGLHVAEVLGLDEKKVFKTLVGKGDKTGYVVFCIPVAAELDMKQAARVSHNKSVELIHVKDLLGITGYWRGGCSPVGMKKSFPTYFDATMEMQDSVYVSAGLRGMQMQVNPVELAAVVNAEFAALTMNH
- a CDS encoding viroplasmin family protein; translated protein: MAKKYYAVRRGRTSGIYTAWADCERQVKGFGGAVYKSFPTEAEARAFIADEDVNKPTVTASDHVVAYIDGSYNKDTNTVGAGGIIFLNGQKETFSFSSADERHTAFWNVAGELLAAMHVMQYAVDHGIEECSLYYDYMGIEMWATKKWKRNNSLTQQYAEFYDSVKGAVNVHFHKVAAHTGDTYNEMADVLAKKGAGIN
- a CDS encoding NAD-dependent epimerase/dehydratase family protein is translated as MNICVTGGAGFIGSHLVDRLIDLGHNVLVIDNLSTGMRSFVHERAQFIEMDVRDANLTAVFEDFKPSVVFHEAAQTMVPSSMENPSYDCDVNLLGLINVLEACRKVKVEQVLMPSSAAVYGDLAILPLTEDLSGKPSSFYGLTKLTAEGYLRIYHEAFGLNTVCFRYANVYGPRQGDGGEGGVVSIFNRLIVEGQELTVFGDGEQTRDFIYVDDVVDANIKAMGKPNCTGIYNISTNTGVSVNELIARFRAISERTFIVRYEAERVGDIKHSRLSNVKAMEDFGFVAHTSLDEGLKKTMDYFINQIRNK
- a CDS encoding acetyl-CoA C-acyltransferase, with protein sequence MDVYIHGGLRSPIGVVHGQYKTLRPEVLGARLINELSARNTITSVDGIFCGNAVGTGGNLGRLMGLMTNLPESVPAVTVDMQCASALMSIEMAYTHIKAGVMCSAIAGGVESSSLQPRRTYADGDDRAGSYMVAQFSPNDQSPRTMLEGAERTIRKYNIAKEALYPYIIESHQKAGAAHSNQMLSQYIMPLEINGKICRDECIRPTMNEKLLGRMKPLLGSDSITNAGNACLTHDGGAFVYLSKRKGPFRIHSMLPWAGDPQYSPEGALESTKAILERTGLSMDDIDAVEWNEAFAIIDVLFQKVYPNHMEKYNYFGGALAYGHPYGCSGAILVLHCMAALEQCNGRYGLCAIAGAGGTGAALIIERM
- a CDS encoding nucleoid-associated protein translates to MQVNKAVLEIFDFTSSLAVYSEHELKVGDQSVQEYIGAHVSKAFKDPGARTGTLHSASPVGKQLDAYKQGTFDFVTLSKELGESLFNYMKQATDGIVIDTIICEAVTDTSYICILLCQAHDAFTHQLFSEDDGTLTTELVPHKAVLPMPSQKLRAFAAINTNDLSVRIFEPKGEFDGEVSYILADKVLQLGTNQSSRDTVKKVKNIVNKVAQAHESDGVAEMTMAKSMIAKNAEVSDTVDPVRIVEEVFKTSPIQQEAAKKELADQDMMRPLPVNREFAVKVGEHHKIKTDTGIEISFPVEYMKNREFIEIVANDDGTLRIELKNINKIVNK
- a CDS encoding LptA/OstA family protein, whose product is MRKSKVQWLAAACLVCLAQPVWAATDSTPLYQDTLDSEGQSYSGELAKASTPENSNIRVVRRGEKAKSTEPSEQLPTRIDANKMAYTGSTGDVYAEGDVVVTQGNQTLLSPRIEGNTKTTEYRTVGGYRYLEDNGKTKDITGENMTYRTKDRHFTADQAMGWNDPYYVKGSNATFDGQEGHMEKGMVTTKHAMAFKHAPDYRVEGEDIKVYPGDKVVIKNPTFYIKNFKVFSLPSYTKSLRHDKEGKFSIFSLVPKPTYNSDDGFGLHGNTDYPIGKNGEVYIDYRWYTKAGFKPQVGYRHYLPWGTASIGYSKESNEYNDETVWVEKIGEARVDTHSYHIGKSPITVRGGANAGYWKEGSVKGSHKEYYAEVSHDPIKLWSGADLRFLGGYQRDYYGYDKSIRSMPYWGARFNTKIGNRMQAWVSYNQRNITYNNSPYRFDTTELPKELIYGASYKLTRLDDVSVSVKNNIMSGEVDSIYYTWHHDLHSFDLYLTYKDAQKSNNNQWKIKFVGKDF
- a CDS encoding AMP-binding protein encodes the protein MNIIERLKSHRQLKPKRIALIVDERQYTYEDLWADITDIQFDVSCVMTEAQDGRKIILIRDTSFYNQCVLWFGALYRGYIPMVCHNEMNDDFIDKIKGVIEAEGIPPRADFGVLTSGTTGNPKPLWRNESSWRDFFDVQNEVFHINSQTILFLQGSFSFTGVSNMTVAVLWDGGTVLTSQSLKPTKWIQLIEVHRADHIYTLPTKLRLLVRHCNCTLSSVDYIIAGSQVLDRDLMERLELICPRMQFILYYGASELNYISYCSGSEWLEREHTVGKPFPSVRVEEQDGLLYITTAYHIEGIPDTYTVNDCGYIDSEGYIIFTGRQGDVVNKGGYKIAVSSMEEYLQSLSGVDEVAVIVIDDDMRGEDFAAFMVLAEGGSRADVFNRIRESLPSVEWPKEILDVPMLPLTECSKVDKRKLKEWYNNLVCS
- a CDS encoding biotin transporter BioY, producing METRRLTKMALLTALLCISAYISFPLPFSPAMVTALTLVATLIGLLLQPKDALIVFIVYVLLGTVGLPVFVGGTAGLGKLFGPTGGFIFSWPVAYTLLSVYKGNKRSFTSYAWRSIVITIPIVYLFGVTGYMLVTNTDLWAALVAVMFPFIPGDIFKCLVASWLATKVKI
- the galU gene encoding UTP--glucose-1-phosphate uridylyltransferase GalU, which gives rise to MQRIRKAVIPAAGFGTRFLPATKAQPKEMLPIVDTPAIQYIVKEALDSGIEEILIITGRNKRAIEDHFDSSVELEYLLQMQGKNKQLAMIKDLADIKVHFIRQKSPRGLGDAVLCAKAFIGDEPFAVLLGDDIVYNPENPCLKQLIDCYDEHPGIILGAQFVPEDKVSAYGIVDGEPLADNLYRVDTLVEKPSREKAPSTLAVLGRYILTPDIFSILENTKPGVGNEVQLTDALAASKTDTYALAYEGIRYDTGDKLGYLKATVEYALRNEELGDAFKAYLKELKF